In a genomic window of Desulfomicrobium macestii:
- the dsrK gene encoding sulfate reduction electron transfer complex DsrMKJOP subunit DsrK: MSDLPRPEALFANIDYTPPKADWMDVPVEIKPGRYCYAANPDSVNYVGLPHARKWNPLDDDWKLPENWQEIIFNGLRERLQKYRSFKIFMDICVRCGACADKCHFFIGSGDPKNMPVLRAELLRSVYRGEFTTFGKILGRFAGGRKLTPEVLKEWWYYFFQCSECRRCSVFCPYGIDTAEVTIIGRELLNLLGLNIDWIATPVANCYRTGNHLGIQPHAFFDMIDFFCDDIEDITGIRPEPSFNKKGADILFITPSGDVFADPGTYTCMGYLMLFEYLKREYGLDVTWSTYASEGGNFGFFTSHETMKRLNSKMYMEADRLGVKWILGGECGHMWRVIHQYMDTLNGPEFQHSRMEVPSNPITGTVFKNAASTKMVHIAEFTADLIKHGKLNLNKKRNANIHLTWHDSCNPARGMGLLDEPRFVAKSVVEKFTEMPEGTIREQTFCCGGGAGLNAGENDELRMMGGLPRANAVKYVHDKYGVNMLGCVCAIDRAVLPNSMQYWVPEVDVCGLHELVANALVFPGEKERETDLRGEDLPGMEDE; encoded by the coding sequence ATGTCTGATCTGCCACGCCCTGAAGCGCTTTTTGCGAATATCGACTACACTCCGCCCAAGGCGGACTGGATGGACGTGCCGGTGGAGATCAAACCCGGCCGGTACTGTTACGCAGCCAACCCGGACAGCGTGAACTACGTGGGTCTGCCTCATGCCCGCAAGTGGAATCCTCTCGACGACGACTGGAAACTCCCGGAGAACTGGCAGGAAATCATCTTTAACGGTCTGCGCGAGCGTCTGCAGAAGTACCGCTCGTTCAAGATTTTCATGGACATCTGCGTGCGTTGCGGCGCTTGCGCGGACAAATGTCATTTCTTCATCGGGTCCGGTGATCCGAAGAACATGCCTGTGCTGCGCGCAGAGCTGCTGCGTTCCGTCTATCGCGGCGAATTCACGACCTTCGGCAAGATCCTTGGCCGGTTTGCCGGTGGGCGCAAGCTGACTCCCGAGGTCCTCAAGGAATGGTGGTACTATTTCTTCCAGTGTTCCGAGTGCCGCCGCTGTTCCGTCTTCTGTCCTTACGGCATTGATACCGCCGAGGTGACAATCATCGGCCGCGAACTCCTGAACCTGCTGGGCCTCAACATCGACTGGATCGCCACTCCGGTGGCCAATTGCTACCGCACGGGCAACCATCTTGGCATCCAGCCGCACGCTTTCTTCGACATGATCGACTTTTTCTGTGACGACATCGAAGATATCACCGGTATCCGTCCAGAGCCTTCGTTCAACAAGAAGGGCGCCGACATTCTCTTCATCACCCCCTCCGGAGACGTTTTCGCCGATCCGGGTACCTATACCTGCATGGGCTACCTCATGCTGTTCGAGTACCTGAAGCGCGAATACGGCCTGGACGTGACCTGGTCCACCTACGCTTCCGAGGGCGGAAACTTTGGTTTCTTCACCTCCCATGAGACCATGAAACGCCTCAACTCCAAGATGTACATGGAAGCCGACCGCTTGGGCGTGAAATGGATTCTTGGCGGTGAATGCGGTCACATGTGGCGCGTCATCCATCAGTACATGGACACGTTGAACGGGCCCGAATTCCAGCATTCGCGCATGGAAGTGCCCTCCAATCCGATTACCGGAACGGTGTTCAAGAATGCGGCCAGCACCAAGATGGTCCACATCGCCGAATTCACGGCGGACCTGATCAAGCACGGCAAGCTTAATCTGAACAAGAAGCGCAACGCCAACATTCACCTGACTTGGCATGACTCCTGTAACCCCGCTCGCGGCATGGGGCTTCTCGACGAACCCCGTTTCGTCGCCAAGAGCGTTGTCGAGAAGTTCACCGAAATGCCTGAGGGCACCATCCGCGAGCAGACCTTCTGCTGCGGTGGCGGCGCCGGTCTGAATGCCGGTGAGAACGACGAATTGCGCATGATGGGCGGACTGCCCCGCGCCAATGCCGTCAAGTATGTCCATGACAAATACGGCGTGAACATGCTCGGATGCGTCTGCGCCATCGACCGGGCTGTACTGCCCAATTCCATGCAGTACTGGGTACCGGAAGTCGATGTTTGCGGCTTGCATGAACTTGTTGCCAATGCCCTGGTCTTTCCTGGTGAAAAGGAACGCGAAACCGATCTGCGCGGTGAAGACCTGCCCGGGATGGAGGATGAATAA
- the dsrJ gene encoding sulfate reduction electron transfer complex DsrMKJOP subunit DsrJ, whose product MYDKNKILIGLAVFVVFMTYPFWNNIGSAAYQRPELEKPKNAKDCVESVEFMRAEHMAMLNNWRDEVVRSGEHEYHSTANHQVFQKSLTKTCMKCHENKDQFCDKCHATVSVNPYCWDCHVDPKGEKK is encoded by the coding sequence ATGTACGACAAGAATAAAATTCTGATCGGTCTTGCCGTGTTCGTGGTCTTCATGACCTATCCGTTTTGGAACAACATCGGCAGCGCCGCATATCAAAGACCCGAGTTGGAAAAGCCCAAGAACGCCAAGGACTGTGTGGAAAGCGTGGAATTCATGCGCGCCGAGCACATGGCCATGCTCAACAACTGGCGCGATGAAGTCGTCCGCAGTGGGGAGCATGAATACCACTCCACGGCCAACCATCAGGTTTTCCAGAAGAGTCTGACCAAGACTTGCATGAAGTGCCATGAGAACAAGGATCAGTTCTGCGACAAATGCCATGCGACCGTTTCGGTGAACCCCTACTGCTGGGATTGTCATGTTGATCCGAAGGGGGAGAAGAAATGA
- the dsrO gene encoding sulfate reduction electron transfer complex DsrMKJOP subunit DsrO → MKTQRRNFLKIAAMAVLGWGVRPASELMAAGGGTASEGLLFASRHKVHAGPNTLTASRWAMVIDTAKLNEKVMEDIVHTCHSIHNVPTIPGNQNIKWIWETHMDHLFLEDLHEYQPEAGAKSALALCNHCDNPPCVRVCPTKATFQREDGIVMMDFHRCIGCRYCMAGCPYGSRSFNFMDPRKHLETTNPDFPTRTKGVVEKCEFCAERLAEGKMPACVEVSEGALAFGDLADPESEVRKLLAERFSIRRSPTLGTKPCVYYLV, encoded by the coding sequence ATGAAAACACAGCGTAGAAACTTTCTGAAGATCGCCGCCATGGCTGTTCTGGGATGGGGCGTGCGCCCTGCTTCGGAACTCATGGCCGCAGGCGGCGGAACCGCGAGCGAAGGCCTTCTCTTTGCTTCCCGGCACAAGGTTCATGCCGGGCCCAACACGCTTACGGCTTCGCGCTGGGCCATGGTCATCGATACCGCCAAACTCAACGAAAAGGTGATGGAAGACATCGTGCACACGTGTCACTCCATTCACAACGTCCCGACCATTCCGGGAAATCAGAACATCAAGTGGATTTGGGAAACGCACATGGATCATCTTTTCCTTGAAGATCTCCATGAGTATCAGCCCGAAGCGGGAGCCAAATCCGCGTTGGCCCTGTGCAACCATTGCGACAATCCTCCCTGTGTGCGCGTGTGCCCGACAAAGGCCACATTCCAGCGCGAAGACGGCATCGTCATGATGGACTTTCACCGCTGCATCGGATGCCGTTATTGCATGGCCGGCTGTCCCTACGGTTCACGGAGCTTCAACTTCATGGATCCGCGCAAGCATTTGGAAACGACAAATCCCGACTTTCCCACGCGGACCAAGGGCGTTGTTGAAAAATGCGAGTTCTGTGCTGAACGTTTGGCTGAAGGCAAGATGCCCGCCTGTGTCGAGGTTTCCGAAGGCGCGTTGGCCTTCGGCGATTTGGCCGACCCTGAATCCGAAGTGCGCAAGCTTCTTGCAGAGCGTTTTTCCATCAGGCGTAGTCCGACCCTTGGAACCAAACCTTGTGTTTACTATCTCGTGTAA
- the dsrP gene encoding sulfate reduction electron transfer complex DsrMKJOP subunit DsrP, which yields MLEKAINGSKIYWGWIAFLLLLMSIGAACYWQQLSHGLTITGMSRDVTWGFYIAQFTFLVGVAASAVMLVIPKYLHNYQKFGKILILGEFNAVAMVILCLLFIVADLGSPQRLMNVLLHPTPNSVLFWDMVVLNGYLLINILVGWVTLEAERKQVAPPKWIKFFIYLSIPWAVSIHTVTAFLYCGLPGRGYWLTAVLAARFLASAFAAGPAFLILVTYIAKIFTGFDPGKGVLSTLGKTVVYAMCVNLFLLLCEVFTVFYSQIPSHMAHLQYLFVGYHGHGVLVPWMWSAMIMAVVGILILIDPKNREQDNLLIIGCLLIFIGAWIDKGLGMIGGGFVPNPLHEITEYVPSQLELGVSLGIYATGFLVLTILYKVAIGVKQEIE from the coding sequence ATGCTTGAAAAAGCCATAAATGGATCAAAAATTTATTGGGGTTGGATCGCCTTTTTGCTCCTGCTTATGAGCATCGGGGCTGCGTGTTACTGGCAACAGCTCTCGCACGGCCTGACAATCACGGGTATGAGCCGTGATGTCACCTGGGGTTTTTACATCGCGCAGTTCACCTTCCTGGTCGGCGTGGCCGCATCGGCCGTCATGCTGGTGATTCCGAAATACCTTCACAACTACCAGAAGTTCGGCAAGATTCTCATCCTTGGTGAGTTCAACGCCGTGGCCATGGTCATTTTGTGCCTGCTATTCATTGTCGCCGACCTCGGTTCTCCGCAGCGCCTGATGAACGTTCTCCTTCATCCCACACCCAACTCCGTGCTGTTTTGGGACATGGTGGTTCTGAACGGCTACCTGCTCATCAACATACTTGTGGGCTGGGTTACCCTTGAGGCCGAACGCAAACAGGTCGCGCCCCCCAAGTGGATCAAGTTCTTCATTTATCTGTCGATTCCGTGGGCTGTTTCCATCCATACGGTCACGGCCTTCCTGTATTGCGGTCTGCCCGGCCGCGGTTACTGGCTGACCGCCGTTCTGGCCGCGCGCTTCCTGGCATCAGCCTTCGCCGCAGGCCCCGCATTCCTGATTCTGGTGACGTATATCGCCAAGATCTTTACCGGCTTTGATCCCGGTAAGGGCGTACTGTCCACGCTTGGAAAGACAGTGGTCTACGCCATGTGCGTGAACCTCTTTCTGCTCCTGTGCGAAGTGTTCACGGTTTTCTACAGCCAGATTCCCTCGCACATGGCTCACCTTCAGTACCTGTTCGTCGGCTATCACGGACACGGAGTGCTGGTGCCCTGGATGTGGTCGGCCATGATCATGGCCGTTGTCGGTATCCTTATCCTGATCGATCCCAAGAACAGGGAGCAGGACAACCTGCTGATCATCGGCTGCCTGCTTATCTTCATCGGCGCCTGGATCGACAAGGGCCTGGGAATGATCGGTGGCGGCTTTGTGCCGAACCCGCTGCATGAGATCACCGAATATGTGCCCAGCCAGCTGGAGCTTGGCGTATCGTTGGGTATCTACGCCACGGGCTTCCTGGTTTTGACCATCCTCTACAAGGTCGCGATCGGCGTTAAGCAGGAAATCGAATAA
- a CDS encoding ferredoxin — MGYSVIVDSDKCIGCGECVDVCPVEVYELQNGKAVPVNEEECLGCESCIEVCEQNAIVIEEN; from the coding sequence ATGGGTTATTCGGTTATCGTCGACAGCGACAAGTGCATCGGTTGTGGCGAATGTGTGGATGTTTGCCCTGTTGAAGTGTATGAGCTTCAGAATGGCAAGGCCGTCCCTGTGAACGAAGAGGAATGTCTTGGTTGCGAATCCTGCATCGAAGTTTGCGAGCAGAACGCCATCGTCATCGAAGAAAACTAG
- a CDS encoding YkgJ family cysteine cluster protein yields MNLDLSQFFTEYESLVAQVDAVFQKVSGNFASEVRCKEGCSDCCHALFDVTLIEAMYLNHKFSELDEIRRNEILIEADKADRKAYLLKKKASKEAGEVDHSEILLRTAKERLRCPLLDSADKCALYAYRPITCRIYGIPLDIGGKSHTCGLSGFEPGRPYPAVKLERIQDMLLSLSNRVLDSVGSQYADFRLMYVPVSTALMTVYSDEFFGTGGVQAEAPIEQGTSEPGGKDV; encoded by the coding sequence ATGAATCTGGATTTATCGCAATTTTTCACGGAATATGAATCGCTTGTGGCTCAAGTCGATGCCGTCTTTCAAAAGGTTTCGGGCAATTTCGCCTCTGAAGTGCGTTGCAAGGAAGGATGCAGCGATTGTTGTCACGCCCTTTTCGATGTGACGCTTATCGAGGCCATGTACCTCAATCACAAATTTTCCGAGCTTGATGAAATCCGCAGGAATGAAATTCTGATCGAGGCCGACAAGGCCGACCGCAAGGCGTATCTTCTCAAGAAAAAGGCTTCGAAAGAGGCCGGTGAAGTCGATCATTCCGAAATTCTGCTCCGGACGGCCAAGGAGCGCCTTCGTTGTCCGCTCCTCGATTCCGCGGACAAGTGCGCTCTTTACGCTTATCGTCCCATCACGTGCCGGATTTACGGCATACCTCTTGATATCGGCGGTAAATCCCATACTTGCGGTTTGTCGGGTTTCGAACCCGGTCGCCCCTACCCAGCCGTCAAGCTTGAGCGTATTCAGGACATGCTTCTGTCTCTCAGCAACCGGGTTCTGGATTCCGTAGGATCCCAGTATGCCGATTTTCGCCTGATGTACGTGCCTGTCTCCACGGCGCTCATGACGGTTTATTCCGATGAATTTTTTGGCACTGGCGGTGTCCAGGCCGAGGCGCCCATTGAGCAGGGGACTTCTGAACCCGGAGGCAAAGATGTATAG
- a CDS encoding tetratricopeptide repeat protein — protein sequence MKQRADYGPKSVDALKAALQDNPDSAALLYNLGVSLVADRNLTEAKKAFEEVLALEPNIAEAYVQLGGLAMHEGNLDECLKMNKKAAEVRPRFAVPWGNIGFVHMQQQNPDKAVKALKKALSFDPQFIQAHTTLGSAYLALGDPDGCIMQCSKALEIEPMFGPAYNNIGLAYLDKGEPKKAIMYFDKALETGFEVEAQVLEEIKQYR from the coding sequence ATGAAACAAAGAGCTGATTATGGTCCTAAAAGTGTCGATGCGTTAAAGGCCGCATTGCAAGATAATCCGGATTCTGCTGCACTTTTGTATAATCTGGGCGTTTCCCTGGTTGCTGACCGGAACCTGACTGAAGCGAAAAAAGCATTTGAAGAAGTGCTGGCGCTGGAGCCGAACATAGCGGAAGCTTATGTGCAGCTTGGTGGATTGGCAATGCACGAGGGTAATCTGGATGAATGTCTCAAGATGAACAAAAAAGCTGCCGAAGTACGGCCGCGCTTTGCTGTTCCGTGGGGAAATATCGGATTTGTGCACATGCAGCAGCAAAATCCGGACAAGGCTGTGAAGGCGCTTAAAAAGGCATTGAGCTTTGATCCGCAATTCATCCAGGCTCATACTACTCTTGGCAGTGCCTATCTTGCTCTAGGAGATCCGGACGGATGCATCATGCAATGCTCAAAAGCGCTCGAAATTGAACCGATGTTTGGCCCTGCATACAATAACATCGGTCTTGCGTATCTTGACAAGGGCGAACCCAAGAAGGCCATCATGTATTTTGACAAGGCTCTAGAAACCGGATTTGAGGTTGAAGCTCAAGTGCTTGAAGAAATCAAGCAGTACCGTTAA
- the dsrA gene encoding dissimilatory-type sulfite reductase subunit alpha gives MAKHATPLLDQLQSGPWPSFVADIKEEAERRHKNVNNVEYQIPVDVCDDLLGILELSYKDGTTHWKHGGIVGVFGYGGGVIGRYCDQPQMFPGVAHFHTIRVAQPAGMYYTTDFLKQLCDLWDMRGSGLTNMHGATGDIVLLGTTTPQLEEFYFELTHKMNNDLGGSGSNLRTPASCLGDSRCEWACYDAQELCYQMTQEYQDELHRPAFPYKFKFKFDGCPNGCVASIARSDMSFIGTWRDDIRIDQEAVAAYVGGEIQPNGGAHSGKDWGAFDIQKEVIDLCPTECMWMEDGKLQINNRECTRCMHCLNVMPRALRIGNDRGLSILVGAKAPILDGAQMGSLLVPFIKVEDPYDEIKEIIEGIWEWWMEEGKNRERLGELIKRQGLAKAIAAVGLTPVPQHVMEPRHNPYIFWKEEDVEGGWDRDIADYRKHHQR, from the coding sequence ATGGCTAAACATGCGACCCCGTTGCTGGATCAGCTTCAGAGCGGTCCGTGGCCGAGTTTTGTGGCGGACATCAAGGAGGAAGCCGAGAGACGTCATAAAAACGTGAATAACGTGGAATACCAGATTCCTGTTGACGTTTGCGATGACCTTCTCGGAATCCTGGAACTGTCCTATAAGGACGGCACCACTCACTGGAAGCACGGCGGAATCGTCGGTGTTTTCGGTTATGGCGGCGGCGTAATCGGTCGTTATTGTGACCAGCCCCAGATGTTCCCCGGCGTTGCTCATTTTCATACCATTCGTGTCGCTCAGCCTGCGGGCATGTACTACACGACTGATTTCCTGAAGCAGCTCTGCGACCTGTGGGACATGCGTGGCTCCGGTTTGACCAATATGCATGGCGCCACCGGCGACATCGTGTTGCTGGGAACGACCACTCCTCAGCTGGAAGAATTCTACTTTGAGCTGACCCACAAGATGAACAACGACTTGGGTGGTTCCGGTTCCAACCTGCGTACCCCCGCTTCCTGTCTTGGTGACTCCCGTTGCGAATGGGCTTGTTACGACGCTCAGGAACTGTGCTACCAGATGACTCAGGAATACCAGGACGAACTGCATCGCCCTGCTTTCCCCTACAAGTTCAAATTCAAGTTTGATGGTTGCCCGAATGGTTGTGTGGCTTCCATCGCTCGTTCCGACATGTCCTTCATCGGCACATGGCGCGACGACATCCGCATCGACCAGGAAGCTGTCGCCGCTTATGTCGGTGGCGAAATTCAGCCCAACGGCGGCGCGCATTCCGGTAAGGACTGGGGAGCCTTTGACATCCAGAAGGAAGTCATCGACCTGTGTCCCACCGAATGCATGTGGATGGAAGATGGCAAGCTGCAGATCAACAACCGCGAATGTACCCGTTGCATGCACTGTCTGAACGTCATGCCCCGCGCACTGCGCATCGGTAATGACCGCGGTCTTTCCATCCTGGTCGGCGCCAAGGCTCCGATTCTCGATGGCGCCCAGATGGGTTCCCTGCTCGTGCCCTTCATCAAGGTCGAAGATCCCTACGACGAGATCAAGGAAATCATCGAAGGTATCTGGGAATGGTGGATGGAAGAAGGCAAGAACCGTGAGCGTCTTGGTGAGCTCATCAAGCGTCAGGGCCTGGCCAAGGCCATCGCCGCTGTCGGCCTGACTCCTGTGCCCCAGCATGTTATGGAACCCCGTCACAACCCGTACATCTTCTGGAAGGAAGAGGACGTTGAAGGCGGCTGGGATCGCGACATCGCGGATTACCGTAAACACCATCAGAGATAA
- the dsrB gene encoding dissimilatory-type sulfite reductase subunit beta, producing the protein MAFVSSGYNPEKPMENRISDIGPRHASDFFPPVIAKNKGQWLWHEICEPGILMHKAESGDEVYTVRCGGARLMSIGHIREICEIADKFCGGHLRFTTRNNIEFMVTTLDEAKKLKEYLNAQKFDGGSFKFPVGGTGAGITNIVHTQGWVHCHTPATDASGTVKVVLDELFEEFGQMRMPAQVRISMACCLNMCGAVHCSDIAILGYHRKPPVIDHEWLDNLCEIPLAVAACPVGAIRPTKKEIVTEKGETKTVNTVAIKNERCMFCGNCYTMCPSLPLSDQTGDGLVIMAGGKVSNRISNPKFSKVVVAFIPNEPPRWPKLAKTIRQIVEAYAADARKYERVGDWAERIGWERFFEKCGLDFSEHMIDDFRDPAYYTWRQTTNFKF; encoded by the coding sequence ATGGCTTTTGTTTCTTCCGGATACAATCCCGAAAAACCAATGGAAAACAGGATTTCGGACATCGGCCCCCGCCATGCTTCCGACTTCTTTCCTCCGGTCATTGCCAAGAACAAAGGGCAGTGGCTGTGGCATGAAATCTGTGAACCCGGCATCCTGATGCACAAGGCCGAGAGCGGCGACGAGGTCTACACTGTTCGTTGCGGCGGCGCTCGCCTGATGTCCATCGGTCACATTCGCGAAATCTGCGAAATCGCCGACAAGTTCTGCGGTGGGCATCTGCGCTTCACCACTCGTAACAACATTGAGTTCATGGTCACCACTCTTGATGAAGCCAAGAAGCTCAAAGAATACTTGAACGCCCAGAAGTTCGACGGTGGCAGCTTCAAGTTCCCCGTTGGCGGCACCGGCGCCGGCATCACCAATATCGTCCACACCCAGGGCTGGGTCCATTGCCACACCCCTGCAACGGACGCTTCCGGTACGGTCAAGGTCGTTCTGGATGAACTCTTCGAAGAGTTCGGTCAGATGCGCATGCCTGCCCAGGTCCGCATCTCCATGGCTTGCTGTCTGAACATGTGCGGCGCCGTACACTGCTCCGACATCGCAATCCTTGGTTATCACCGCAAGCCTCCGGTCATCGACCACGAGTGGCTGGACAACCTGTGCGAAATTCCGTTGGCCGTTGCCGCCTGCCCCGTAGGCGCCATCCGTCCGACCAAGAAGGAAATCGTCACTGAAAAGGGCGAGACCAAGACCGTGAACACCGTTGCCATCAAGAACGAGCGTTGCATGTTCTGCGGTAACTGCTACACCATGTGTCCGTCCCTGCCCCTGTCCGACCAGACTGGTGACGGCCTCGTCATCATGGCTGGCGGCAAGGTTTCCAACCGCATCAGCAATCCCAAGTTCTCCAAGGTCGTCGTGGCCTTCATCCCCAACGAACCGCCTCGCTGGCCCAAGCTGGCCAAGACCATCCGCCAGATCGTCGAAGCTTACGCTGCCGACGCCCGCAAGTATGAGCGTGTTGGTGACTGGGCAGAGCGCATTGGTTGGGAGCGTTTCTTCGAGAAGTGCGGGCTGGATTTCTCCGAGCACATGATTGATGACTTCCGTGATCCTGCATACTACACTTGGCGCCAGACCACGAACTTCAAGTTCTAA
- a CDS encoding dissimilatory sulfite reductase D family protein, which translates to MADPKEIVLEFIQSKSKQKSKFYFNDLAALFPDMKMREAKKVINQLVSEGVLEYWSSGSTTMYGVPGAGKQAHTEGED; encoded by the coding sequence ATGGCAGATCCTAAAGAGATCGTGTTGGAGTTCATCCAGTCCAAGTCCAAGCAGAAATCGAAGTTTTACTTCAATGACTTGGCCGCTCTTTTTCCCGATATGAAGATGCGCGAAGCCAAAAAAGTAATCAACCAGCTTGTGTCTGAAGGTGTTCTTGAATACTGGTCCAGCGGCAGCACCACCATGTACGGTGTTCCCGGCGCTGGAAAGCAGGCACACACAGAAGGCGAAGATTAA
- a CDS encoding cobyrinate a,c-diamide synthase, with translation MPASSLTCPRILVAGLGGGSGKTIVSLGLARAFTEQGLTVQAFKKGPDYIDAKWLGLASRSITSNLDPFLLSSEVLRNLFWSRARSFDLALLEGNRGLYDGKDVLGSCSSAELAKSLKCPVIIVADCTKVTRTMAAIILGLTMFDPEVDIRGVILNRTAGGRHQKILRQSIEKYTDVQVLGVLPKLSENPIPERHMGLISDAEYSRDPFSELAAFLRTHADLDACLNIARQAPAVEMDLAPLYPTSRTTSPVRIGVARDAALWFYYQENFEALRHAGAELVEFSLLTDHEIPAVDAVYMGGGFPETLAEGLTQNASMRKSVRERVLGGMPLYAECGGLMYLSRELHYEGVSYPMADVFPLDTKVFKKPQGHGYTSALIASPNPFYPLQTRLTGHEFHYSRCVDTSGIDSFVFQIELGQGMAKGHDGVLHRNCLAGYTHMHALGNPLWAGNFVSAARIYRDCRNAGRVCPDIRLK, from the coding sequence ATGCCTGCCTCTTCACTGACGTGTCCCCGGATACTTGTTGCCGGCCTTGGTGGCGGTTCCGGCAAGACTATCGTCAGCTTGGGGCTGGCTCGCGCCTTCACAGAACAAGGCCTGACAGTTCAGGCCTTCAAGAAGGGTCCAGATTATATTGATGCCAAGTGGCTAGGTTTAGCCAGTCGGAGCATCACAAGCAATCTGGATCCTTTTTTATTGTCTTCCGAAGTGCTTCGGAACCTTTTCTGGTCCAGGGCGCGGAGCTTTGATCTGGCTCTGCTGGAAGGCAACCGGGGGCTCTATGACGGCAAGGATGTGCTCGGGTCCTGTTCATCCGCCGAACTTGCCAAATCTCTCAAATGTCCTGTCATCATCGTGGCCGACTGCACCAAGGTGACGAGGACCATGGCCGCCATCATTCTTGGCCTGACCATGTTCGATCCCGAAGTGGATATCCGGGGCGTGATCCTGAACCGGACCGCCGGCGGCAGACATCAAAAGATTCTGCGCCAATCCATCGAGAAGTATACCGATGTGCAGGTTCTTGGTGTTCTGCCCAAGCTTTCGGAAAATCCCATCCCGGAACGGCACATGGGGCTCATCTCCGATGCCGAGTACAGCCGGGACCCCTTTTCAGAGCTTGCCGCATTTTTGCGCACCCATGCCGACCTTGATGCCTGTCTGAATATTGCCCGCCAAGCTCCTGCCGTCGAAATGGATCTGGCTCCGCTTTATCCAACTTCTCGAACAACCTCCCCTGTGCGCATCGGTGTCGCCCGCGATGCCGCGCTATGGTTTTATTATCAGGAAAATTTCGAGGCACTGCGCCATGCCGGAGCCGAATTGGTTGAATTCAGCCTTCTGACAGACCACGAGATTCCCGCAGTCGATGCCGTTTACATGGGTGGTGGGTTTCCCGAGACGTTGGCGGAGGGTTTGACTCAAAACGCCTCCATGCGAAAGTCAGTGAGAGAGCGCGTCCTTGGCGGCATGCCGCTTTATGCCGAATGCGGCGGACTCATGTACTTGAGTCGGGAGCTTCACTACGAAGGCGTTTCCTACCCCATGGCTGATGTTTTCCCGCTGGACACCAAGGTTTTCAAAAAGCCGCAGGGGCACGGGTATACGAGCGCTCTCATAGCCTCTCCAAACCCGTTCTATCCTCTCCAGACCCGTCTGACGGGACATGAATTTCACTATTCCCGCTGCGTCGATACCAGCGGCATAGATTCTTTTGTCTTTCAGATCGAACTCGGGCAGGGCATGGCCAAGGGGCATGATGGCGTCTTGCATCGAAATTGTCTGGCCGGCTATACGCACATGCATGCCTTGGGGAATCCGCTCTGGGCCGGGAATTTCGTTTCAGCCGCCAGGATTTACAGGGATTGCCGTAACGCCGGACGAGTGTGCCCTGATATCAGACTGAAATAG
- a CDS encoding DVU0772 family protein, whose protein sequence is MGQLRAFKDLIIDWEMTPEDAVAIYLEWGNNGYRGGYQYAVKGKEDHSHYFVVNTWDDKPIVTLLYRNSDGADELAVLPLPEKLADKFMKGVYNHKGIYPVNADVKQWLESELYN, encoded by the coding sequence ATGGGACAGTTAAGAGCTTTCAAGGACCTGATAATCGATTGGGAAATGACCCCTGAAGATGCGGTCGCCATTTATCTGGAATGGGGAAACAACGGTTATCGCGGTGGCTACCAGTACGCAGTCAAGGGAAAGGAAGATCATTCTCACTACTTTGTCGTGAATACCTGGGATGATAAGCCGATAGTCACGCTTTTGTACCGCAACTCCGATGGAGCCGACGAACTGGCCGTGTTGCCGCTTCCTGAAAAACTGGCCGACAAGTTCATGAAGGGCGTGTACAACCACAAGGGCATTTATCCCGTCAACGCTGATGTGAAGCAGTGGCTTGAGAGTGAACTCTACAACTAG